A single region of the Nocardioides ochotonae genome encodes:
- a CDS encoding isoprenyl transferase: MKRAVRRPTPHPSGATPPAIPREFVPEHVAIVMDGNGRWAKERGLPRTRGHEQGESSLFDVVEGAIEVGVKAISAYAFSTENWSRSPDEVRFLMGFNRDVIRRRRDEMHELGVRVRWAGRTPRLWKSVIKELQVAEELTADNDVLTLTMCVNYGGRAEVADAARSIAREVAAGRLNPEKVDEKVFARHLYVPELPDADLVWRTSGEQRLSNFMLWQAAYSEFVFTDVLWPDVDRRHLWAAVETYAQRDRRYGGALPNDAGAGS; the protein is encoded by the coding sequence GTGAAGCGAGCCGTCCGCCGACCGACCCCGCACCCCTCCGGAGCCACGCCTCCCGCGATCCCACGCGAGTTCGTCCCCGAGCACGTCGCCATCGTCATGGACGGCAACGGGCGCTGGGCCAAGGAGCGCGGGCTCCCACGCACCCGTGGCCACGAGCAGGGCGAGAGCTCATTGTTCGACGTCGTCGAGGGCGCGATCGAGGTGGGGGTGAAGGCGATCTCGGCCTACGCCTTCTCGACCGAGAACTGGTCGCGCTCGCCCGACGAGGTCCGCTTCCTGATGGGCTTCAACCGCGACGTCATCCGCCGCCGACGCGACGAGATGCACGAGCTGGGCGTGCGGGTGCGGTGGGCGGGGCGCACCCCGCGGCTGTGGAAGTCGGTGATCAAGGAGCTCCAGGTCGCCGAGGAGCTGACGGCCGACAACGACGTGCTGACGCTGACCATGTGCGTGAACTACGGCGGTCGCGCCGAGGTGGCCGACGCGGCCCGCTCGATCGCGCGCGAGGTCGCGGCCGGCCGGCTCAACCCCGAGAAGGTCGACGAGAAGGTCTTCGCCCGCCACCTCTACGTGCCCGAGCTGCCCGACGCCGACCTGGTCTGGCGCACGTCGGGGGAGCAGCGGCTCTCCAACTTCATGCTCTGGCAGGCCGCCTACAGCGAGTTCGTCTTCACCGACGTGCTGTGGCCCGACGTCGACCGGCGCCACCTCTGGGCGGCCGTCGAGACCTACGCCCAGCGCGACCGGCGCTACGGCGGGGCACTGCCCAACGACGCGGGCGCCGGGAGCTGA
- the recO gene encoding DNA repair protein RecO — MPLYRDEAIVLRTHKLGEADRIITLLTRHHGRVRAVAKGVRRTTSRFGSRLEPFTHVDLQLAEGRNLDTITQAETLTPFHAGLGLDYDRYTAGTAMLETAERLAAEERQPSVQQFLLLVGGLRAMASGQRAAGQVLDSYLLRSLAVAGYAPSFEHCSRCGLEGPHRWFNPSMGGVLCSTCRLPGSASPAPETIEVLGALLAGDWPVVEAAQPRHLKEASSLVAAYLAWHLERGLRSLAYVER; from the coding sequence GTGCCGCTCTACCGCGACGAGGCGATCGTCCTGCGCACCCACAAGCTGGGCGAGGCCGATCGCATCATCACCCTGCTGACCCGCCACCACGGGCGGGTGCGTGCCGTCGCCAAGGGCGTGCGCCGCACCACCTCGCGCTTCGGCTCGCGACTGGAGCCGTTCACCCACGTCGACCTGCAGCTCGCCGAGGGCCGCAACCTCGACACGATCACCCAGGCCGAGACCCTCACGCCGTTCCACGCGGGTCTGGGGCTGGACTACGACCGCTACACCGCCGGCACCGCGATGCTGGAGACCGCCGAGCGGCTCGCGGCCGAGGAGCGCCAGCCCTCGGTGCAGCAGTTCCTGCTGCTCGTCGGCGGACTGCGCGCCATGGCCTCGGGCCAGCGCGCAGCCGGGCAGGTCCTGGACTCCTACCTGCTGCGCTCGCTGGCGGTGGCCGGCTACGCGCCGTCCTTCGAGCACTGCTCGCGCTGCGGCCTCGAGGGCCCGCACCGCTGGTTCAACCCCTCGATGGGCGGGGTGCTGTGCAGCACCTGCCGGCTGCCCGGCTCCGCCTCGCCGGCGCCGGAGACCATCGAGGTCCTCGGCGCACTGCTCGCCGGGGACTGGCCGGTCGTCGAGGCCGCGCAGCCGCGTCACCTCAAGGAGGCCAGCTCGCTGGTCGCGGCGTACCTCGCCTGGCACCTCGAGCGCGGCCTCCGATCGCTGGCCTACGTCGAGCGCTGA
- a CDS encoding alpha/beta fold hydrolase, whose translation MVVSERIGQLFVEHDGSRDRLEYTEYGAGPAWVVLLPAPLVPRRMHQRLARTLAEQGLHVLTLDPLGHGRSDRPADPQVHATSAWARQVLALLDHVGADQAVVGGTSVGANVALEVAVLAPQRVRGLVLEAPVLHSSLEAGMLSAGPLLLVARHLPWAVDGVRRLTRPVPRGLVPFWAGIGLDALDQRSDAVAAMLHGLLFGALAPSPAQRRAITVPALVVGHRGDLLHRAADAEMLAKELGDARLLLARTPWEWRARPHRLDEATVALAMRAWQRPARRRAGG comes from the coding sequence ATGGTGGTCTCGGAGCGGATCGGACAGCTCTTCGTCGAGCACGACGGGAGCCGTGACCGCCTCGAATACACCGAGTACGGCGCCGGCCCCGCGTGGGTGGTCCTGCTCCCGGCCCCACTCGTGCCGCGCCGCATGCACCAGCGGCTGGCCCGCACGCTCGCCGAGCAGGGGCTGCACGTGCTGACCCTCGACCCCTTGGGCCACGGCCGCTCGGACCGCCCCGCCGACCCGCAGGTCCACGCGACCAGCGCCTGGGCGCGCCAGGTGCTGGCCCTGCTCGACCACGTCGGGGCCGACCAGGCGGTCGTCGGCGGCACGTCGGTGGGCGCCAACGTCGCGCTCGAGGTCGCGGTGCTCGCCCCGCAGCGCGTGCGCGGCCTGGTGTTGGAGGCCCCGGTGCTGCACAGCTCCCTGGAGGCCGGGATGTTGAGCGCCGGCCCGCTGCTGCTGGTGGCGCGCCACCTGCCGTGGGCCGTCGACGGCGTACGCCGCCTGACCCGTCCGGTGCCCCGCGGCCTGGTGCCGTTCTGGGCCGGCATCGGCCTCGACGCCCTCGACCAGCGCTCCGACGCGGTCGCGGCGATGCTGCACGGGCTGCTCTTCGGGGCGCTCGCGCCGTCGCCCGCGCAGCGGCGCGCGATCACCGTCCCCGCCCTGGTCGTCGGGCACCGCGGCGACCTGCTGCACCGCGCCGCCGACGCCGAGATGCTGGCCAAGGAGCTCGGTGACGCCCGCCTGCTGCTCGCCCGTACGCCGTGGGAGTGGCGCGCGCGGCCGCACCGACTCGACGAGGCGACGGTCGCGCTGGCCATGCGCGCCTGGCAGCGCCCCGCCCGGCGGCGCGCCGGGGGCTGA
- the leuA gene encoding 2-isopropylmalate synthase, with amino-acid sequence MSIPEQQPVALSNTTNFQKPSGMPVDRYRPFVPVDLPDRTWPTRKITRAPRWLSTDLRDGNQALIDPMTPARKLTMFDLLVKMGYKEIEVGFPSASQTDFDFVRQLVEEDRIPDDVRISVLTQAREDLIERTVQSLVGAPRATVHMYNATAPLFQRVVFGVTPAECKQIATHGTELVMKYAEQSLGKAFEEFGYQYSPEIFTQSDTDFALEVCEAVSDVWQPEPGREIILNLPATVEMSTPNTYADQIEYFSRGLTRREVSAISLHPHNDRGTAVAATELGLMAGADRVEGCLFGHGERTGNVDLVTLGMNLFSQGIDPQIDFAIEGGIDEIRRTVEYCTQLPVHPRHPYAGDLVYTAFSGSHQDAIKKGLEDLERRAAERGISVRDIEWEAPYLPIDPKDVGRTYEAVIRVNSQSGKGGVAYVLKAEHKLDLPRRAQIEFSRVVQERTDAEGGEMTPDAIWETFRAEYLDRVTPLSLDSVHTSSAAGEKDALTVNVHVDGELRTLAGIGNGPIAAFVEALNGLVAEEQAAGNPAYAERGDVRVLDYAEHALSAGGDALAAAYVECAVGDKVLWGVGVDANIVTASLKAVISAVNRA; translated from the coding sequence ATGAGCATCCCTGAGCAGCAGCCCGTTGCCCTGAGCAACACGACCAACTTCCAGAAGCCCAGCGGGATGCCGGTCGACCGGTACCGCCCGTTCGTGCCCGTCGACCTGCCCGACCGGACCTGGCCCACGCGCAAGATCACCCGCGCGCCGCGCTGGCTCTCGACCGACCTGCGCGACGGCAACCAGGCGCTGATCGACCCGATGACGCCGGCCCGCAAGCTCACCATGTTCGACCTGCTGGTGAAGATGGGCTACAAGGAGATCGAGGTCGGCTTCCCGAGCGCGAGCCAGACCGACTTCGACTTCGTGCGCCAGCTGGTCGAGGAGGACCGGATCCCCGACGACGTGCGGATCTCGGTGCTGACCCAGGCCCGCGAGGACCTGATCGAGCGCACCGTCCAGTCGCTCGTCGGAGCGCCCCGGGCGACCGTGCACATGTACAACGCCACGGCGCCGCTGTTCCAGCGCGTCGTCTTCGGCGTGACGCCGGCGGAGTGCAAGCAGATCGCCACCCACGGCACCGAGCTGGTCATGAAGTACGCCGAGCAGAGCCTGGGCAAGGCCTTCGAGGAGTTCGGCTACCAGTACTCCCCGGAGATCTTCACCCAGTCCGACACCGACTTCGCCCTGGAGGTCTGCGAGGCCGTCTCGGACGTCTGGCAGCCCGAGCCCGGCCGCGAGATCATCCTCAACCTGCCGGCCACCGTCGAGATGTCGACGCCGAACACCTACGCCGACCAGATCGAGTACTTCTCGCGTGGGTTGACCCGCCGCGAGGTGAGCGCGATCAGCCTGCACCCGCACAACGACCGGGGCACCGCCGTGGCCGCCACCGAGCTGGGCCTGATGGCCGGCGCCGACCGCGTCGAGGGCTGCCTGTTCGGCCACGGCGAGCGCACCGGCAACGTCGACCTGGTCACCTTGGGCATGAACCTGTTCAGCCAGGGCATCGACCCGCAGATCGACTTCGCGATCGAGGGCGGCATCGACGAGATCCGCCGCACGGTCGAGTACTGCACCCAGCTGCCGGTCCACCCGCGCCACCCGTACGCCGGCGACCTGGTCTACACGGCGTTCTCCGGCTCCCACCAGGACGCCATCAAGAAGGGCCTGGAGGACCTGGAGCGCCGCGCCGCCGAGCGCGGCATCTCCGTGCGCGACATCGAGTGGGAGGCGCCGTACCTCCCGATCGACCCCAAGGACGTCGGGCGCACCTACGAGGCGGTCATCCGCGTCAACAGCCAGTCCGGCAAGGGCGGCGTCGCCTACGTCCTGAAGGCCGAGCACAAGCTGGACCTGCCGCGCCGCGCGCAGATCGAGTTCAGCCGCGTCGTCCAGGAGCGCACCGACGCCGAGGGCGGCGAGATGACCCCGGACGCGATCTGGGAGACCTTCCGCGCCGAGTACCTCGACCGCGTGACCCCGCTGTCGCTGGACTCGGTGCACACCTCGTCGGCCGCCGGGGAGAAGGACGCCCTCACCGTCAACGTCCACGTGGACGGTGAGCTGCGCACCCTGGCCGGCATCGGCAACGGGCCGATCGCAGCGTTCGTCGAGGCGCTCAACGGCCTCGTCGCCGAGGAGCAGGCAGCCGGCAACCCGGCGTACGCCGAGCGCGGCGACGTCCGCGTCCTCGACTACGCCGAGCACGCGCTGTCCGCCGGGGGCGACGCGCTCGCCGCGGCGTACGTCGAGTGCGCCGTCGGCGACAAGGTGCTGTGGGGCGTCGGCGTCGACGCCAACATCGTCACCGCCTCGCTGAAGGCCGTCATCAGCGCCGTCAACCGCGCCTGA